gcactcgcATTGTGATTGACAACCATCTACAGCTCCAGTTCCACAGCACTGAACACCCTTCCCACGGTACCAGACATGCAcgagtacacagacatacatgcaggcagaacactcacaagttttaatttaaaaaacaaggtggacagcttcTGAGGAACATCCgaggttgacctttggcctccacacacagatgtgtgcactcacaggaactcacacagacacaccacacccACCAAAGAGCAGCTTGTGATTCCATTTGCCACCTTTGTGGCTCTCCACTGCCTTCCCATCAGTCCCAAGGTCACAGTCAAGCATTCAGCAATGTAGACTCTGGAGGGGTCCTTCTGGGGCTGACATCATATGGAcctttcacttatttatttgttgccATTTCATTAGTCACTTGCTGTaagctggaggtcagcctggttagCACAGTGAGACTCGGGGGCCAGAACTGACAAGTCAGAAATTTAAACCATAATGCTagtatttaattatttgtgtcAGCGTGTGTTATTGTGGACAggccatggcatatgtgtggtGGCTGGAAGAGAACTCTGGGTGTCAGCCCTGGTCTTCCTCCTTGTTTTACACAAGCTGtcgtgtgctgtgtgtgtgcagactAGCTGCCCTCAAGTTtccagggattctcttgtctctgcctctcacttCCTAGTAAGGACCTGCAGGACTTTGCATACACCATGGCTTTTTATggggattctggggatctgaattcagatcatcaggcgGGCATGACAaatgttttacccactgagacacctcctcagcccctcaatttattatttatatattttttgagacagggtatcatatagccagactggcctcaagctctctatgtagctgaggatggccttgaacttctgtctGCTCCAACCTCTGCAATTACAGGTTTGCACTGAGGTCTATGTGTTGCCAGGCAAGCACCGAATGAGCTCTACAACAGCTGTACAGTGTTCTGAGGTCCCACTTTTTCCAGTCCTAGCCACTTCTGAGAAGCTGCTGAACTACGCTGACAGTATGTGAATTATACAGATACCGTTTTCTCAGACCGTTGAGTGCTTACCAGAAGTTGAGCACAGTTTGCAGTGTGCCAGCCACTAGTCACTCCCACTTGCATTTCCCCTCTCCCGCAACAGGagatcactatgtagaccaggctgaccttgaactcagatctgcctgtctccaatTGCTAAGTTCTGCATACCAGCCCCACTTgaataattttaagttttttttaaacctggTATGATGACACAGGCCttgaatcccaacacttaggaagcagaaacaggaagatcacagGTTCAAAGCAATCCTGATCCACAtagccagccagggttatatagtgagtccctatctcaaaagatttttaaaggagGAAGAGGTTCCTAAATAGTAAAAATCAGTAGTTTTGTTTtagctcaaacccagggccaggcaaatgctcaagttttgttttttaattaaagaatttttgttgttgttttttcgagacagggtttctctgtgtagttttggtgcctgtcctggatctcgctctgtggaccaggctggcctcaaactcacagagatcctcctggctctgcctcctgagtgctgggattaaaggtatgtgctaccacagcccagcaaggatttatttatttatttatttttaaatttattatgtattcagtgttccagcatgtatgcctacatgccagaagagggcaccagatctcatcctagatggttgtgagccaccatgtggttgctgggaattgaactcaggacctctggaacagcagctggtgctcttaacctctgagccatctctccagccccaggatttttttatttttaaaaattatatatgtggccaggcatggtggcacacacctttaataccagcactcaggaggcagaggcaggaagatctctgtgagttcaaggccagcctggtctacatagttttaggacagccaggactatatagaggagagagcctgtcttaaaaatatatgtgtgtgtgtgtgtgtgtgtgtgtgtgcgtgcgtgcgtgtgtgtgtgtgtgtgtgtgtgtgtgtgccaccactgcctggcagagtaGCAAAACTCTTAACTTtagagccaactctccagtcctgAGCTTTCTCTtttagaggctggaaagatggctctgtggttaagaggaCCTTGCtatccttgcagaggacccaggttcagttcccaccacccgcCTCTGGtagttcataactgtaactccagctctaggggatccaacaccctctctagACTCCAGGAGCATCTGTATATctgcactctcacacacatacccctacaaacacacacacacacacacacacacacacacacacaaaattaaaaataaataaataaataaataaatcttgtggctggagagagggctcagaaattaagagtatttttggaggaccaaggttcagttcccagcactcacacagtccctcacaaccatcaataactttagtttcaggggatctggtgtcctcttcctgCTTTTGCAGGCACTACACAtaagtggcacacacacacacacacacaggctatcaaaacacttatacacacaacATAAATATCCTTGACCACAGAGAGAATTTGAGGCCAATATGGGCCATATGAAACCATGGCTTTAGAAGAAGCAAGACAGGGTGGACGGAATACCCACCAGGCGCTTGGCCCCTCATCGCTACCATTActacttttctttattaaaaaaaaattatctttacagccaggtggtggtggcacatacctttaatcctagcactcggaggcagaggcaggtggatctctgtgggtttgagaccagcctggtctacagagtgagttccaggattgccaaggctacaaagagaaaccctgtctcaaaaaaaaaaaaaaaaaaaaaggaaaagaaagaaagaaatgtatctttattttaatttatgtgagtatgtatgcgttttgtgtgaatgtatgccatgTATGTTCAGGTGCTCCCGGAGGCCAGAGAGGATgactgatcccctggagctggagttacaagtagttatGGACCtctcatgtggatgctgggaactgaactcaggttatttACAAAGCAAGCACTCTTTACCCTGAATCGTCTTCCCAGCCCACCACTGGTATTTTTCACTATTGTTTATTTCCCTAGAGCAGGGACAATTGCACAGCACCTCTTCCTAGCAGCGCCCTTGAGCACAGGACGCCTTTGGCGCCAATAAAAGCTGAGATCTGGAGACCCAAAGTGGAGTCTGTGGGCCGGTGCGCAACATTTTGCACTCTCACCACCAGGGGGCAGTAGGGCCCCGGCCTCCAGTCCCGGGTTAGCAGGCAGCCGGGAACAGAGACCAGAGCGCATTTCGAATTTCAACATTCCGATGCGATCCTCTGGTGGCTTTCCTGGGAGTCCTTCACCTGCCCAGCTCCCGCTCCACCCAGACTAAGGAGGTTCCGGTAGAAAAGAGCTTGCAAAAAAGCCCAGGAAGTAAGGGGGGGGGCTTTATTTTGTGTCTCACTCACAGGTTTTGCGGGTGGTTGTTAGTTTTCCAGTGAAGACTAAACAATTTTAATGGAGAAAGGTGGTTAATTCCATAGTCAGTATCAAGGATGGGCAGGATTTCAAGTTGCCATTGAAGAGAGCTGGCTCCTCCCTCTCCAGGCCTTCTGCTGATCCGGAGGGTAACTCTACCCTGGTTCTTTAAAGGGTTTGTCACTTCTGGACGAGTGTCCCAGCCTTCGCAGCCCTCAGGGTCTGCGCTCCTACTacggaaaagaggagagaaaggccaCTGTCAGGGGCAAGAGCTATACCCAGGCGTGTGGGGATGAGACAGTTTGTGCTCCAGGCCcccagctcctcttcactctNNNNNNNNNNNNNNNNNNNNNNNNNNNNNNNNNNNNNNNNNNNNNNNNNNNNNNNNNNNNNNNNNNNNNNNNNNNNNNNNNNNNNNNNNNNNNNNNNNNNNNNNNNNNNNNNNNNNNNNNNNNNNNNNNNNNNNNNNNNNNNNNNNNNNNNNNNNNNNNNNNNNNNNNNNNNNNNNNNNNNNNNNNNNNNNNNNNNNNNNtgccccccccccctccccgggcGCTAGCTGGAGGATGGCCGCACCCCTTAAAcacatacaggtgtgcaccccTCCCTCCCCGTGGAGGCCTCCACCCAGTTGTGGGGACCCAAGAACAGGAGTGAGGCAAACCCAGCATAGACAGGAACCTGAAAACGATAGGGGACCCGAGAATGCCGGAAGCCAGCCAAGGTTCCAAGACAATGTGTGGTGGATCTGGTGATCCTCACTCCAGGTGTGGGAGTGGAGAACAGAAGGTGACCCCAGAAGAATAGTTAAGGGTCCCGGGAGTCTGCAAGCCTACAGATGTAGGGCcactggaggtggagacagcgGGAGCTCTAGGACCCGGGGTGACCGGCTTACGGGTGAGGCTCGGCGCTGGCTCCTCGACCTCAACCGCCCCGTAGATGCTGCGCCGCTGCAACTGCAGCTCCCGCTCGCGCTCGCGCACCTGGCGCACCTCCTGCTCCAGCAGTGACAGGGAAACAAGCGGCGGCGACTGCCCCAGCACCGGGCAGCCGTCCTGAACGGCGGGGTGTAGCCGGCCTCCCGCCTCCGGCCGCCGCTGCAAGCCCCCGCCGTCCTCCGCTGCAGCCTCAAAGAAGCGCTTGAGTTCGTCCAGCGGCTGTGGCCGCCGCCGGGCGCCGGGCTGCGGAGCCTCGGGGCTCGCCAGCGCCGCCTGCCTGTGAGCCTCGCGTTCGATGTCCCGTTGCATCTTCGCGCCCGCCCGAGCGCGCTCCAGGGCGCGCGGCAGTTGGGGGCCGGGGCCGGGCCGGCTGAGCACCGGCCTCACGCGCAACTCGATGAGCTCCTCGCCGGCACGGCCGGGACTCAGACCCCGGCTCCGGCGCAGGCTCTCCTCGCGCTCGCAG
This sequence is a window from Peromyscus eremicus chromosome 5, PerEre_H2_v1, whole genome shotgun sequence. Protein-coding genes within it:
- the Misp3 gene encoding uncharacterized protein MISP3, producing the protein METPIQREIRRSCEREESLRRSRGLSPGRAGEELIELRVRPVLSRPGPGPQLPRALERARAGAKMQRDIEREAHRQAALASPEAPQPGARRRPQPLDELKRFFEAAAEDGGGLQRRPEAGGRLHPAVQDGCPVLGQSPPLVSLSLLEQEVRQVRERERELQLQRRSIYGAVEVEEPAPSLTRKPVTPGPRAPAVSTSSGPTSVGLQTPGTLNYSSGVTFCSPLPHLE